The Oncorhynchus mykiss isolate Arlee chromosome 8, USDA_OmykA_1.1, whole genome shotgun sequence genome includes the window CTTAGTAACACCTGCTACCTGTCTATAGACCACCAAGAGAGGGCCACAGTGCCTGGTGAACATTCAGGTAGGCACTTGCAGGCTGGGCAGACAAAGGAGATGTCTCCAGTGCCTGTGTCTGACGAGGGAAGCCCAGGGTTGGGGGAGgaacatggggagagggagaaaggttgTTGTAAGAGCTCGTTCACGACCAGGGCAGGCTTAGTGGTTCTTCTGGGTTTTGTCCTACTCTTACTTGTGTACATTGTACTGTACAACATGAAATGCATTTACAAACGGTTCACCATGATATCCTGTGCCTAAAAGACTG containing:
- the LOC110530342 gene encoding E3 ubiquitin-protein ligase RNF152-like isoform X3, whose product is MEPVMDLTKYCVNTTVKRRGGETKSMKYLPKLLDCQHTCCSVCLTQMKMSLSELRCPWCRSVTTLPPGVSVSQLPDDPDIMAVISVPSPPEYTPVFFKQLLSNTCYLSIDHQERATVPGEHSGRHLQAGQTKEMSPVPVSDEGSPGLGEEHGEREKGCCKSSFTTRAGLVVLLGFVLLLLVYIVLYNMKCIYKRFTMISCA